Part of the Deltaproteobacteria bacterium genome is shown below.
TGTCCACGAAGAAGCGCCGGAACGAGTCCAGCGGATTCTCCCTGAGGCCGTAGCGTTCACGCATCTCTTCGGTGCGGCCGGTGTAGATGTTGATGGCCCGCTGTCCGAAGAAGGCCAGCACCCCGCCCACGTCCGCCACCACGAAGGGCAGCGTTGGAAACCTCTCCAGCACCCGTCCGTACACCAGCCGGGTCATGGCCACGGTGCTGTCGAAGGCCCAGCCGTAGATGAGGATGGGCATGATGTCGAGGCCCACGGCCTCGGTGGCGAGGGGCGCGGTGGGATGGAGGTAGACCGGCAGCTCGTACTCCGCGAGCTTCTCGTAAAGGGGGAAGAAGACCTCGTCGTCCAGGGGGCGGCCGTTGAGGTTGGTGAAACACCCGAACCCGCGCAGCCCCAGCTCCTCGACCGCCCGCTCCAGCTCCTCCAGCGAGGCCTCGATGGACGCGGTCGGCAGCGTCGCCAGGCCGACGAAACGGTCGGGATGGCGGTTGCACATTTCCGCCAGTTCATCGTTGGCCACCCGCGCCAGCGCCATCGCGTCGTCTGGGTCGTAGCGGTCGGCGCCCGGAGCGGGAATGCTCACCACCTGAACGTCCACGCCCTGGCGGTCCATGTGCTCCAGCCGTTGCTCGACGTTGCGACCCTTGAAGATGGCGGTGTTGATGCGGCACTTGAGCTTCTTGTCGTAAAGATAGGCCATGCCGCTGTAAGGGTCCGGCTCTTCCAGCACGACGGCGCCGTCGCGCACGCGCATGGCCTCCATGTAGTGCTCGGGGAAGATGTGGCTTTGAAAGTCGATGATCATGGCGCACGTCCGGTCTCAGAGCCCTCGCACCAGGCGCGGGAACCCGTCGGATGCCGGCGGCTCGGACTTGACGGTCCGGGAACCCACCGAGCTGCCGCAGCGCTGGCAACTGTAATCGTAGAGGTCGCCGTCGGGCAAGACCAGCAGCAGGCGCTCGCGCACCGGCATGGCCTGACCGCACTTGTTGCAGTAGAGCAACGACGCCGACAATTGTTCGAAGCTCTTCTCCATTCCCATTGCGCCTTGACCTTCAAGAGCTAGTGTGGCGTCGGCCGCTAGTCCCCGTCCGCCTTCGCCTTGGCTTCGGCCTGGACCTTCTCCATGAGGTGCGCCGGCAACTCGTCGTAGTGCGAGAACTCCGACTGGAACTCGCCGCGGCCGCTGGTCATGGAGCGCAGGTCCGAGGCGTAACGCAACACTTCGGCCATGGGCACCTGCGCCTTGATGATCTGGCTGTGTCCCTTGGCGTCCACGCCCAGGACCTTGCCGCGGCGGCTGTTGAGGTCCCCGATCACGTCGCCCATGGACTCGTCGGGCACCGTCACTTCCATGGCCATGACCGGTTCCAGGATCACCGGCTTGGCGGCCTCCATGGCGTTCTTGAAGCCCATGGAGGCGGCGATCTTGAAAGCCATGTCGGACGAGTCCACCGTATGGAACGATCCGTCGTAGAGGGTCGCGCGCACGTCCATGATGGGAAATCCGGCCAAGTAACCGCTGGTCATTGTCTCGACGATGCCCTTCTCCACCGCGGGGATGTAGTTGCGCGGGATGGCACCGCCGACGATCTTGTCGACGAACTCGAAGCCCTTGCCGCGCGGCAGCGGCTCGATCTTGAGCCATGTATCGCCGTATTGGCCGCGGCCGCCGGACTGCTTCTTGTACTTTCCTTGGGCGTTGGCGCTGGAGCGGATGGTTTCCCGATAGGGGACCTTGGGGGCCTTCAGCTCCACTTCCGCCCCGTACTTGCGCTTGAGCTTGTCCACCACCACCTCGATGTGGAGCTGGCCCGTGCCCGACAGGATGAACTCGCGCGTCTGGTCGTCCCGGTGCATGGTGATGGAGGGATCCTCTTCCATCATGCGCTGGAGCGCCTGGGGCACCTTGTCCTCGTCCGCCCGGGTCTTGGGTGACAGGGCGAAGGAGATGGAAGGGGTGAACTGCACCGGCCTGGGGTACGTGATCGGCGCCGACTCGTCGCACAGCGTGTCGCCGGAGGCCACATCCTTGAGCTTGGCGGCGGCAACGATCTCGCCCGCACCGGCTTCCGAGACCTCCTCCTGCTTCCCCCCCTCCGGTCGGAAGATGTGGGTAATCCTCTCCTTGGCGTCCTTGGCCGGGTTGTACACCGTGCTGTCGGCCTTGAGCGTCCCGGAGAGTACCCGCATGATGGAAAGGCGGCCCGCGAAGGGGTCCACGATGGTCTTGAAGACGAAAGCCGAAAACGGCGCGTCGGCGCTCTTGTCGCGTGTCTCTTCCTCCTCCGTCACCGGGTTCCGGCCCTCGGCGGCGGCCTCCTCCAGCGGCGTGGGGAACCATGCGACGATGCCGTCCAGCAACGCCGCGACGCCCATGCTCCGGGTCGCCGAGCCGTACAGTACCGGGAACAGGGATCCGGCCTGGACGCCGGCCCTCAGTCCTTCGGAGAGCTCTTCCGCGGTCAGCTCCTGCCCCTCCAGGTACTTTTCCAGCAGCTCGTCCTGGGTCTCCGCCACGTTCTCCATCAGGCTGACGCGCATCTCCTCGGCGCGTTCCTGAAGCTCCGCGGGGATGTCTTCCTCGGTTTCCGGGTTGTCTCCTTCCTTGCACACCGCCTTCATGCGGATCAGGTCCACGACGCCGCGGAAACCTTCTCCGTGGCCGATGGGGACCTGTACGTGGATCGCCTTGCCTCCCAGTTCCCCAACGATGGCGTCCACCGCCTCCATCGGGTCCGATTCCTCGCGGTCCAGGCGGTTGACGAAGAACATCCGGGGAAGGCCGCGCTCCGCGGCGAAGGCCCAGAGGCGTTCCGCCTCTACCCGCAGGCCGGCGCCGGCATGGAGGACGAAGACGGCGCCGCCACAGGCCGGCAACGAATGGACCGTCTCCGGCAGGAAGGTGGCGAAACCCGGCGTGTCCACCAGGACGCACGTGGTCTTCTGCCACTCCAGGGAATGAAAGGCGCTGGAGATGGACACCTGCCTATGGATCTCCTCGGGCTCGTAGTCGAAAGCCGAGCTGCCGTCGTCTACCCGGCCCACCCGGTTCGTGCTGCCGGCGGCGAAAAGCAACGCCTCGCCCAGGGAGGTCTTGCCCGCCCCCCGGTGCCCCAGCAATCCGACGTTGCGTAACCGGCCAGCTTCAATTGCCATGAATCACCCTCCCGTGAACTTGCATCAAGATCTGCGCTTGCGCTGCGACGGAGTCGCGTTCTTTTCGTAAATAAGACGTAACCCTTCCAAGGTCAAGAATTCGTCCACGTCCTCGATCACCGCCGATTCGTGGGCGAGGAGGGACGCCACCCCGCCGGTGGCCACCACCCGCGCCTTGATGCGGTTCTCCCGCTCGATGCGTTGGACGATGCCGTCCACCAAACCGACGTAACCGTAGTAGATGCCCGACTGGATGGAGTGCACCGTGGACTTGCCGATGACGCTGCTCGGGCGCAGCACCTCCACCCGGGGCAGTTTCGACGCCCGCTGGAACAGG
Proteins encoded:
- a CDS encoding amidohydrolase family protein, whose product is MIIDFQSHIFPEHYMEAMRVRDGAVVLEEPDPYSGMAYLYDKKLKCRINTAIFKGRNVEQRLEHMDRQGVDVQVVSIPAPGADRYDPDDAMALARVANDELAEMCNRHPDRFVGLATLPTASIEASLEELERAVEELGLRGFGCFTNLNGRPLDDEVFFPLYEKLAEYELPVYLHPTAPLATEAVGLDIMPILIYGWAFDSTVAMTRLVYGRVLERFPTLPFVVADVGGVLAFFGQRAINIYTGRTEEMRERYGLRENPLDSFRRFFVDTADHPVNTLRCVMDFFGPEQLVFGTNYPYGPDDGCGFIRNSLKAIDDLGLAPEPRERILGGNAARILHIGERHDTRPNS
- the fusA gene encoding elongation factor G, translated to MAIEAGRLRNVGLLGHRGAGKTSLGEALLFAAGSTNRVGRVDDGSSAFDYEPEEIHRQVSISSAFHSLEWQKTTCVLVDTPGFATFLPETVHSLPACGGAVFVLHAGAGLRVEAERLWAFAAERGLPRMFFVNRLDREESDPMEAVDAIVGELGGKAIHVQVPIGHGEGFRGVVDLIRMKAVCKEGDNPETEEDIPAELQERAEEMRVSLMENVAETQDELLEKYLEGQELTAEELSEGLRAGVQAGSLFPVLYGSATRSMGVAALLDGIVAWFPTPLEEAAAEGRNPVTEEEETRDKSADAPFSAFVFKTIVDPFAGRLSIMRVLSGTLKADSTVYNPAKDAKERITHIFRPEGGKQEEVSEAGAGEIVAAAKLKDVASGDTLCDESAPITYPRPVQFTPSISFALSPKTRADEDKVPQALQRMMEEDPSITMHRDDQTREFILSGTGQLHIEVVVDKLKRKYGAEVELKAPKVPYRETIRSSANAQGKYKKQSGGRGQYGDTWLKIEPLPRGKGFEFVDKIVGGAIPRNYIPAVEKGIVETMTSGYLAGFPIMDVRATLYDGSFHTVDSSDMAFKIAASMGFKNAMEAAKPVILEPVMAMEVTVPDESMGDVIGDLNSRRGKVLGVDAKGHSQIIKAQVPMAEVLRYASDLRSMTSGRGEFQSEFSHYDELPAHLMEKVQAEAKAKADGD